GCCCCGATGACAGCTGTCTCCTCCGGAATGCCGACGCCCGCGTCCTGGAGCGCCCGCATCAGGAGCATCGCGTACTCGTCGTTGTACGCGAACACGGCGTCGAGCCCCAACTCCCTGATCCTCGGCACCAGTTGGGCCGCCGAATCCTCGTCGTAAGTGAGGGGCAGCTCGAAGACCTCGGCGCAGGTACCGAGGACCTCGTTCCGTATGCCTTCCAGGCGCGGCCGCGCGAAGTGGTCGAGGCCGGGCTCCGTCGGCAGTACGACGCCGATGCGGCGCCGACCGCGTTCGACGAGGTGGGCGCCCGCGCTGTGGCCGACCTCACGGTGGTCCATGAGCAGCGCGTGCGCGCCCTCGGCGCGCTCCGGGCCGAGCGTGATGACGGCCCTGGCGCCGGAGCGGCGGAGCACCTCGATCCCCTCGGTGCCCAGGTCGGGCGGTGTGAGTACCGCGACCGGGCGCAGCTCCGCCCAGGCGCGCGCCGCGTCGTCGCCGCGCAGGCTGACGCTGCCGTACTGCACGACCGTGTAGTCGAGGCGGCTCAGCGCCCACTGGAGGTCGTTGAAGAACGTGTTGTAGAGCGGTCCGGCCGGGACGCTCGGGGAGGGCATCAGGACGATGCGGGTGTGCCCGGCGCGCAGGCTGCGGGCCGCCGCGTGCGGCACGTAGCCGAGCTCCTTCGCGGCCTCGTGGACGCGGCGGCGGGTGGGCTCACTGATTCTGACGGCGCTGGTGTTGTTCAGGACGTAGCTGACGGTGGCGCGCGAGACCCCGGCGAGCCGGGCGACATCGGCGCTCGTCGGCGCCGGGCTCGGCGCGGCGGACTCCCGCGATGTGCGGGCGGACTGCGGCTTCGGTATCTGCACCATGACGCACCGCATCTTTCCAGACGGGTGCGGCCGTGTTCCCGGCCGGGCATACCGGTCGGGGCCCGCGACCGCTAGCGTGCGTGCACTCAAGCGTTCGAAGTTCCGAAGTTCCGTATCCCGTATTCCGTACGAGGAGGTGTCCGCATGGCGTCCGACCGTGCCGCCGGGCTCGCCGCGACCGCCCGCGCACTCGCCGAGGGGGACGTGTCGTCGCGCGTCCTCGTCGAGGAGGCCCTGGCGCGCATCGAGGCGACGCAGCCTGCCCTGAACGCTTTCCGCACAGTCCGCGGGGAGGCCGCCCTCGCCGAGGCGGACGCCGCGGACCGCGAACGCGCGGCGGGCGAGGGCGCGTCAGGAGGCAGTCGGCCGCTGCTCGGCGTGCCGCTGGCCGTGAAGGACGACATGGACGTGGCGGGCGAGCCGACCGCGTTCGGCTGCCCCGGCGACTTCCCGCCGAAGGCAGAGGACGCGGAGGCCGTACGCCGGCTGCGCGCGGCGGGCGCCATCGTCATCGGCAAGACGAACACGTGCGAGCTGGGGCAGTGGCCCTTCACCGAGGGGCCCGCGTTCGGCGACACCCGCAACCCGTGGAATCACGGGCACACGCCCGGCGGTTCGTCGGGCGGCTCGGCGGCGGCCGTCGCCGCGGGGATCGTGCCGGCCGCGCTCGGCTCGGACGGGGCGGGCAGCATCCGTATCCCCGCCGCGTGGACGCACCTCGTCGGTATCAAGCCGCAGCGCGGCCGGATCTCGACGTGGCCCTGGGCGGAGTCCTTCCACGGGATCACCGTGAACGGCACGCTCGGCAGGACCGTCGAGGACGCGGCGCTGCTCCTTGACGCGGCGAGCGGTCCGCACGACGGCGACCTGCACCGTCCGCCGCGGATCGGGGCGGCGCAGGCGGCCCGCGACGAGCCGGGAAAGCTGCGTATCGCACTGTCCCTGCGCATGCCGTTCACCGCAACTCCCAAACGCCTGGACCCCGTTGTGCGGGCCCGGGTCGTCGCGCTGGCGGAGCGGCTCGCCGCGCTCGGGCACGACGTGGAGGAGGCCGACCCGCGCTACGGGCAGATCGGCCTCGCGTTCGTGCCGCGCGCCACCGCGGGCGTCACCGAGCGGCTGCGCGACGTTCCCGACCCAGCGCTGCTCGACCCGCGGACCCGGGAGTCCGCCCGGATGGGGCGGGTACTCGGCGGCGCTCCGCTGCGGCTCGCCCGGCGCGCC
The DNA window shown above is from Streptomyces sp. NBC_01445 and carries:
- a CDS encoding LacI family DNA-binding transcriptional regulator; translation: MVQIPKPQSARTSRESAAPSPAPTSADVARLAGVSRATVSYVLNNTSAVRISEPTRRRVHEAAKELGYVPHAAARSLRAGHTRIVLMPSPSVPAGPLYNTFFNDLQWALSRLDYTVVQYGSVSLRGDDAARAWAELRPVAVLTPPDLGTEGIEVLRRSGARAVITLGPERAEGAHALLMDHREVGHSAGAHLVERGRRRIGVVLPTEPGLDHFARPRLEGIRNEVLGTCAEVFELPLTYDEDSAAQLVPRIRELGLDAVFAYNDEYAMLLMRALQDAGVGIPEETAVIGADDLMLGRLLRPRLSTVRIELPSGQELAALVDRLVRDPGAVTESHDMLRARVVARQST
- a CDS encoding amidase, which encodes MASDRAAGLAATARALAEGDVSSRVLVEEALARIEATQPALNAFRTVRGEAALAEADAADRERAAGEGASGGSRPLLGVPLAVKDDMDVAGEPTAFGCPGDFPPKAEDAEAVRRLRAAGAIVIGKTNTCELGQWPFTEGPAFGDTRNPWNHGHTPGGSSGGSAAAVAAGIVPAALGSDGAGSIRIPAAWTHLVGIKPQRGRISTWPWAESFHGITVNGTLGRTVEDAALLLDAASGPHDGDLHRPPRIGAAQAARDEPGKLRIALSLRMPFTATPKRLDPVVRARVVALAERLAALGHDVEEADPRYGQIGLAFVPRATAGVTERLRDVPDPALLDPRTRESARMGRVLGGAPLRLARRAEASLQRRVGAVFDTYDVVLAPTTATPPPRIGAMASLGGWRTDRAMIAACPYAWPWNVLGWPGVNVPAGFTGDGLPVGAQLLGPANSEPRLISLASQLEADQRWFEKWPENLQESRTGA